The proteins below come from a single uncultured Carboxylicivirga sp. genomic window:
- a CDS encoding type IX secretion system membrane protein PorP/SprF: MSKKTYILFLLCILSAKVMAQLEPLSTQYMHSQLMINPGYAGVRNAFSVNLMARHQWMGLDGAPVNYNVSIHSPLNKSMVSLGGALNSYQVGPVQNNRFNFYYSYLVRLRYNMFLSMGVTAIANHYGFKGDDWKVIDPEDPNFVGASQNSFKPNVGAGAFLYTPNFYFGFSVPQVIDSYFKSKDSDQIISEVKRHYYISTGYGFSINKEFYLKPSTLARFIENGMYSIDANVQLLYKELFSVGVSYRINTAVAFVGGFRISDYVSMHYSYDLSTAPEGISKGSHEITLSFDSNKMLRRNRDRMFRKKRKKLDEDGGAMRSIRYF, translated from the coding sequence ATGAGTAAAAAAACATACATACTATTTCTGCTTTGTATTCTTTCGGCGAAAGTGATGGCTCAACTCGAGCCTTTGTCTACCCAATATATGCATTCGCAATTAATGATTAATCCGGGTTATGCCGGGGTTCGAAATGCATTTTCGGTTAATTTAATGGCGCGGCATCAGTGGATGGGCTTAGACGGGGCACCGGTAAATTATAATGTATCCATTCACTCTCCATTAAATAAATCAATGGTTTCGTTAGGTGGTGCATTAAATTCTTATCAGGTGGGGCCTGTTCAAAATAATAGGTTTAATTTTTATTATTCCTATTTGGTGCGTCTACGCTATAATATGTTTTTGTCGATGGGGGTTACTGCCATCGCCAATCATTATGGTTTTAAAGGGGATGATTGGAAGGTGATTGATCCTGAAGATCCTAATTTCGTGGGGGCTTCGCAAAATAGTTTTAAGCCAAATGTGGGAGCTGGAGCGTTTTTATATACTCCTAATTTTTATTTCGGATTTTCGGTACCTCAGGTAATCGATTCGTATTTTAAAAGTAAAGATTCTGATCAAATCATTTCAGAAGTTAAACGTCATTATTATATCTCAACCGGATATGGTTTTTCCATTAATAAAGAGTTCTATTTAAAACCATCGACCTTGGCACGTTTTATCGAAAATGGCATGTATAGTATTGATGCCAATGTACAATTGTTGTATAAAGAGCTTTTCTCCGTTGGAGTATCCTATAGAATTAATACTGCTGTTGCATTTGTTGGGGGCTTTCGTATAAGTGATTATGTAAGTATGCATTATTCATACGATTTATCAACCGCTCCTGAGGGTATTTCCAAAGGAAGCCATGAGATTACATTAAGTTTTGATTCAAATAAAATGCTGAGAAGAAATCGGGACAGAATGTTTCGGAAGAAGAGAAAGAAGCTGGATGAGGATGGAGGTGCCATGCGCTCTATCAGGTATTTTTAG
- a CDS encoding NADPH-dependent oxidoreductase, which translates to MNLLDTLTQRRSIRKYTDQDIDPNLLNEILEAGTRASTTGNMQVYSIIVTRDSKKKEELSPCHFNQPMIKNAPVTLTFCADFNRFNKWCKLSNAEPGYDNFLSFTTAAIDALLVAQTVCIAAEAKGLGICYLGTTTYTADKIIDVLNLPSGVVPLTTVTLGYPDEKPAQVDRLPLEAVVHSETYKDYTEDSIRSLYKTKEELAENIAFVNENNKQTLAQVFTDVRYKKADNEHFSSVLMDVLKKQGFIQ; encoded by the coding sequence ATGAATTTACTGGATACTTTAACTCAACGTCGTTCAATCAGAAAATATACAGATCAGGACATTGATCCAAATCTTTTAAACGAAATACTGGAAGCGGGTACACGTGCATCCACAACCGGAAATATGCAGGTGTATAGTATTATTGTAACGCGCGATTCAAAAAAGAAAGAAGAACTATCACCCTGTCATTTCAATCAACCAATGATAAAAAATGCACCTGTTACACTTACTTTTTGTGCCGATTTTAATCGATTCAATAAGTGGTGTAAATTAAGCAATGCTGAGCCAGGATATGATAATTTTCTTTCGTTTACAACTGCTGCCATTGATGCATTGTTAGTTGCGCAAACTGTTTGTATTGCAGCAGAAGCAAAAGGTTTAGGTATTTGTTATCTGGGAACAACTACTTATACCGCTGATAAAATTATAGATGTGTTGAACCTGCCATCAGGAGTAGTGCCTCTAACTACTGTAACGTTGGGTTATCCCGATGAAAAGCCGGCTCAGGTTGATCGTCTGCCTTTAGAAGCAGTAGTTCATAGCGAGACTTATAAAGATTATACTGAAGATTCTATAAGGAGCTTATACAAAACTAAAGAAGAATTAGCTGAAAATATTGCATTTGTTAATGAAAACAATAAACAAACCTTAGCTCAGGTTTTTACTGATGTGAGATATAAGAAAGCAGATAATGAACATTTTAGTTCTGTATTAATGGATGTTTTAAAAAAGCAGGGATTCATCCAATAA
- a CDS encoding carboxypeptidase-like regulatory domain-containing protein has translation MDLLSYFTRSISILLAFVLLYLLAFRKDGHFTLYRIFLFAGLVSTLFLPLIEISYTVVIQSMGNDHVYKEVAEPVITVSSAMVEHQSSFNWMALLSVVYLIGVGVMGGRMIWGVIRILRLIRISDRIVIKGVSHYVSKQINEPFTFGHFIFLDDESYFDEINSEILAHENIHLKQNHWIDVMLSEILIIVQWFNPLSWYYGRLVKQNLEFLADRGVLRQGYSIEKYIQSIICVTMGAEASVLANHFRFSQNKRRLKMMKNVRKSKWRQLKLLLTLPLIGGFLWAFSEPVYKINGTQSQYGKTNVQNDSKSFVINGYVGVSDTMMVRDPNTMQFVERIVEAASPLHGTSVVIKGTTKGAIADSNGEFKLEVSKGDVLVFSFVGFKTEERKVEEGKEITVALQPASYAIDPSPFREKYKGKLLPPPPPPAPKSKKKELAPPPPPPTEDDEPVFFIVEDLPKYNGGIEIYAANLYSSITQAKEKQELKGVVKVKFVINAKGDVVDVNAIGKKGNEAEVAEKIVAGLNNWIPGKQRGKPIACTMVVPVEFD, from the coding sequence ATGGATTTACTAAGCTATTTTACCCGCTCAATCAGTATCCTGCTGGCTTTTGTTTTATTGTATTTGTTAGCTTTTCGTAAAGACGGACATTTTACCCTATACCGGATATTCCTCTTTGCAGGATTGGTTTCTACTCTTTTTCTTCCTTTGATTGAGATAAGTTATACTGTTGTAATTCAATCTATGGGTAATGATCATGTTTATAAAGAAGTTGCAGAGCCAGTTATTACAGTTTCATCAGCAATGGTAGAACATCAATCCTCTTTTAACTGGATGGCTTTACTTTCTGTTGTTTACCTGATTGGAGTTGGAGTTATGGGAGGGCGAATGATTTGGGGTGTAATTAGAATTTTACGCTTGATAAGAATTAGTGATAGAATAGTAATTAAAGGTGTAAGTCATTATGTAAGTAAGCAAATAAACGAACCATTCACTTTTGGACATTTTATATTCTTAGATGATGAGTCTTATTTTGATGAGATCAACTCTGAAATTTTAGCACACGAAAATATTCATCTAAAGCAAAATCATTGGATTGATGTTATGTTGAGTGAGATTTTAATCATTGTTCAGTGGTTCAATCCTTTATCTTGGTATTATGGACGCTTAGTTAAGCAAAATCTTGAATTTTTAGCGGATCGCGGAGTTTTACGTCAAGGTTATTCAATCGAAAAATACATACAATCAATAATTTGTGTAACAATGGGAGCGGAAGCGTCAGTGCTAGCCAATCACTTCCGGTTCTCCCAAAATAAACGACGACTAAAAATGATGAAAAATGTTAGAAAATCCAAATGGAGACAGCTCAAACTGCTGTTGACATTACCTCTGATAGGAGGCTTTTTATGGGCTTTTAGTGAACCTGTTTATAAAATAAATGGAACTCAAAGTCAATATGGAAAAACGAATGTGCAAAATGATAGTAAATCATTTGTAATTAATGGTTATGTTGGAGTATCAGATACTATGATGGTGCGAGATCCGAACACCATGCAGTTTGTTGAACGAATTGTAGAAGCAGCTTCTCCATTACACGGAACTAGTGTTGTAATTAAAGGGACTACCAAGGGAGCAATTGCCGATAGTAATGGAGAGTTTAAACTGGAAGTTAGCAAGGGAGATGTGCTTGTTTTTTCTTTTGTTGGATTTAAAACTGAGGAAAGAAAGGTGGAAGAAGGAAAAGAAATTACTGTAGCATTACAACCGGCTTCTTATGCTATTGATCCAAGTCCTTTTAGAGAGAAGTATAAAGGCAAATTATTGCCACCACCGCCACCACCAGCTCCTAAAAGTAAGAAAAAGGAACTAGCTCCACCACCACCTCCTCCAACAGAAGATGATGAGCCTGTATTTTTTATTGTTGAGGATTTACCAAAATATAACGGTGGTATAGAAATATATGCTGCAAATTTGTATAGTAGTATAACTCAGGCCAAAGAAAAACAAGAATTAAAAGGAGTTGTAAAAGTTAAGTTTGTGATAAATGCAAAAGGCGATGTAGTTGACGTAAACGCAATCGGGAAGAAGGGAAATGAAGCTGAAGTAGCAGAAAAGATTGTTGCCGGTTTAAATAATTGGATTCCAGGTAAACAAAGGGGTAAGCCTATTGCATGTACAATGGTAGTTCCAGTAGAATTTGATTAG
- a CDS encoding BlaI/MecI/CopY family transcriptional regulator, with the protein MEIKQLTKAEEEVMQILWKIGEGTVKDILEGFIEKQPAYTTVATVLKVLKKKEVVDNKAVGNTYIYVPLVSKEDYSSYQMKHLLNNYFGGSFKRFATFFAKDNNIDLDELEYLLKESKSDNKPKV; encoded by the coding sequence ATGGAGATAAAACAATTAACAAAGGCCGAAGAAGAAGTAATGCAAATACTTTGGAAAATAGGAGAAGGTACTGTTAAGGATATTTTGGAAGGATTTATTGAGAAACAACCAGCCTATACTACAGTAGCTACTGTTTTAAAAGTACTTAAGAAGAAAGAAGTAGTTGATAATAAAGCTGTGGGTAATACTTATATATATGTACCCTTGGTAAGTAAAGAAGATTATTCGTCGTACCAGATGAAGCATCTTTTAAATAATTATTTTGGAGGAAGTTTTAAGCGATTCGCTACTTTTTTTGCAAAGGATAATAATATCGATTTGGATGAGTTGGAGTATCTTTTAAAAGAGAGTAAATCAGATAATAAACCTAAAGTGTAA
- a CDS encoding gliding motility-associated C-terminal domain-containing protein — MKGHIKIHLLLIVFFIFGLSLSAQNNDEENLNVSTLADYTVVAYNDFAIVNESQTVSVNVLNNDLGLNNGVGSLAIDTEPQHGIVSVNEDNTIQYTPEPGYHGTDQFIYQVCNTNGSCDVARVDVRIEDVDYVPVAVNDTVVYKHGTDPVYNILENDTIIGDFPFTVSIMQDFTEGESYLNENNELVPVFPRNFGGIDSLQYSLCDADNDCDEAWVFIDVQYDGESDFYIPNGFSPNGDGFNDTFYVPDFRMFTNMQLTVFNEWGQTVYSNSNYQNNWDGAANTGSLKGKPVPSGTYYYVFTISGISKPLTGYIYLSR, encoded by the coding sequence GTGAAGGGGCACATTAAAATACATCTCTTATTAATTGTCTTTTTTATTTTTGGGCTATCATTGTCTGCACAAAATAATGATGAAGAAAATCTGAATGTAAGCACATTAGCAGACTATACTGTTGTTGCCTACAACGATTTTGCCATTGTAAATGAAAGTCAGACAGTAAGTGTTAACGTTCTGAATAATGATCTGGGATTAAACAATGGCGTTGGTTCATTAGCTATCGATACAGAACCGCAACATGGTATAGTTAGCGTCAATGAAGATAATACTATCCAGTATACTCCGGAGCCAGGATACCATGGTACCGATCAATTTATTTATCAAGTTTGTAATACAAATGGGTCGTGTGATGTAGCTCGTGTTGACGTGCGTATTGAAGATGTAGATTATGTTCCAGTTGCCGTTAACGATACAGTGGTATATAAACACGGTACAGATCCTGTTTATAATATTCTCGAAAATGATACTATTATTGGCGACTTTCCATTTACTGTATCTATTATGCAGGATTTTACCGAAGGTGAATCCTATTTAAACGAAAATAATGAATTAGTGCCTGTTTTTCCTCGTAATTTTGGAGGAATAGATTCTTTACAATATTCTCTTTGTGATGCTGATAATGATTGCGATGAAGCCTGGGTGTTTATCGATGTCCAGTATGATGGAGAATCTGATTTTTATATACCCAATGGCTTTTCGCCTAATGGAGATGGTTTCAACGATACGTTTTATGTTCCCGACTTTCGTATGTTTACCAATATGCAATTAACTGTTTTTAACGAGTGGGGACAAACAGTATATAGTAACAGTAATTATCAAAATAATTGGGATGGAGCAGCTAATACGGGTTCATTAAAAGGAAAGCCTGTTCCAAGTGGCACCTATTATTATGTATTTACTATTTCAGGCATTAGTAAGCCATTAACCGGATACATCTATTTAAGCAGATAA
- a CDS encoding PorP/SprF family type IX secretion system membrane protein, with the protein MKKLLSIVLGLTITLTVVNAQKYYLTNQYIYDLFQVNPSAAAFQKNCITINGFYQKQWFGTELAPTTQILSFQMPVTGQMGSGTYVYNDRNGNYKEMGLNQAFSYEILLLKKRKKVMTLSFGLSFLLEQTSLDMSNLVDGGVFDPIITGAGENGFGVNASTGVVLKYNEMHIGFAMTNLLPENNPMYNSIYEPKRVLDYNLHAGGSFKVADRDMYLEPTFMLRKNILNDSRLDLNLKAYLPTPNPDWAIWGLVAYRHTVDSQFGKSLGAAVTGGVVYQQFSLGLEYQLGLTTAQLDYGSNYQLILSYRICRDKSKGAIPCSKIRHNKKSNYQFIGY; encoded by the coding sequence ATGAAGAAACTACTCTCAATAGTATTAGGCCTTACCATTACCCTAACTGTGGTTAATGCACAAAAATACTATCTGACAAATCAGTATATATATGATCTGTTTCAGGTGAATCCATCAGCAGCTGCTTTTCAGAAGAATTGCATTACTATAAATGGTTTCTATCAGAAACAGTGGTTTGGAACAGAATTAGCTCCTACTACTCAAATATTGAGTTTTCAAATGCCTGTAACAGGTCAAATGGGCTCAGGAACCTATGTTTATAATGACAGGAATGGTAATTATAAAGAGATGGGACTAAATCAGGCTTTCTCATATGAGATATTATTACTAAAAAAGCGAAAAAAGGTGATGACGCTTTCTTTCGGATTATCATTTCTATTGGAACAAACTTCACTTGATATGTCAAATCTGGTAGATGGAGGTGTTTTTGATCCTATTATAACCGGAGCAGGCGAAAATGGTTTTGGTGTAAATGCCAGTACGGGAGTAGTCTTAAAATACAATGAAATGCACATTGGTTTTGCAATGACTAATCTATTGCCGGAAAATAATCCAATGTATAATTCAATATACGAACCCAAAAGGGTTTTGGATTATAACTTGCATGCAGGTGGAAGTTTTAAAGTGGCAGACAGAGATATGTACTTGGAACCAACTTTTATGCTTCGTAAAAACATATTAAATGATAGTAGATTAGACTTAAACTTAAAAGCATACCTGCCAACACCCAATCCCGATTGGGCTATTTGGGGATTAGTGGCATACAGGCATACGGTCGACAGTCAGTTTGGTAAGAGTTTAGGAGCAGCTGTTACAGGTGGAGTCGTTTATCAGCAGTTTAGTCTTGGTTTAGAGTATCAGCTTGGGTTAACTACTGCACAGCTCGATTATGGTAGTAATTATCAATTAATACTCAGTTATCGTATTTGTCGTGATAAAAGTAAAGGGGCTATCCCTTGTTCTAAAATCCGACACAATAAAAAATCAAATTATCAGTTTATAGGTTATTAG
- the gap gene encoding type I glyceraldehyde-3-phosphate dehydrogenase, producing MSKIKIGINGFGRIGRFVFRQAVAKGTIQVVAINDLIDVDYMAYMLKYDSTHGRFDGTVEVKDGKLIVNGDEIRVTAERNPADINWGAVSAEYVVESTGLFLTKEKAQGHLDAGAKKVVMSAPSKDDTPMFVMGVNNSSYTNDMNFVSNASCTTNCLAPIAKVLNDNFGIVDGLMTTVHATTATQKTVDGPSMKDWRGGRGASQNIIPSSTGAAKAVGKVIPELNGKLTGMAFRVPTPDVSVVDLTVNLAKAASYDDIKAAMKAASENELKGILGYTEDAVVSNDFLGDTRTSIFDAEAGIALTDTFVKVVSWYDNEMGYSAKVCELIQYMDSVK from the coding sequence ATGTCAAAAATCAAGATTGGTATTAACGGTTTCGGCCGTATCGGACGTTTCGTTTTCCGTCAAGCTGTAGCTAAAGGAACTATTCAAGTTGTTGCTATCAACGATTTGATCGATGTAGATTACATGGCTTACATGTTGAAATATGATTCAACTCACGGCCGATTCGACGGTACTGTTGAAGTAAAAGACGGTAAATTAATCGTTAACGGTGACGAAATCCGTGTTACTGCTGAAAGAAACCCTGCTGACATTAACTGGGGTGCTGTAAGCGCTGAGTATGTAGTTGAGTCAACTGGTTTGTTCTTAACTAAAGAAAAAGCTCAAGGTCACTTAGACGCTGGTGCTAAAAAAGTTGTAATGTCTGCTCCTTCTAAAGACGATACTCCAATGTTCGTTATGGGTGTAAACAATTCATCTTACACTAACGACATGAACTTCGTTTCTAACGCTTCATGTACTACAAACTGTTTAGCTCCTATCGCTAAAGTATTAAACGATAACTTCGGTATTGTTGACGGTTTGATGACTACTGTTCACGCTACTACTGCAACTCAAAAAACTGTTGACGGTCCTTCTATGAAAGACTGGAGAGGTGGACGTGGTGCTAGCCAAAACATTATTCCTTCATCTACTGGTGCTGCTAAAGCTGTAGGTAAAGTAATTCCTGAATTGAATGGTAAATTAACTGGTATGGCTTTCCGTGTACCAACTCCAGACGTTTCAGTTGTTGACCTTACTGTAAACTTAGCTAAAGCTGCTTCTTACGATGATATCAAAGCTGCAATGAAAGCTGCTTCTGAAAACGAATTGAAAGGTATTTTAGGATACACTGAAGATGCTGTTGTTTCTAACGACTTCTTAGGTGACACTAGAACTTCTATCTTCGACGCTGAAGCTGGTATCGCTTTAACTGATACTTTCGTAAAAGTTGTATCTTGGTATGACAACGAAATGGGTTATTCAGCTAAAGTATGTGAATTAATTCAATACATGGATTCAGTAAAATAA
- a CDS encoding DUF6588 family protein: MRKITAVLFVFIIVGSVNAQSLEDYLSKYTQENGKMYLQPFADAFSADFNSGLFHNARIHKMGFQLYIGIVSQVAVIPSSAKSFMAYTESDLFDPQGPYEVPTVFGSTEGKVVPIDASGGLLEYTFPAGFDIDYVPLAMPQITLGSVYGTDITARFASVDIEDAGKVKVFGWGLRHSIDQYLSVIPLDLALGYYHQTFKVGDYMDAKTNVINLQASYSVPVITFYGGLGYENSNVDVQYTYEGSDVNELLESGDKVEFNMEGANTMRFTVGLTFNLGPVKLHGDYNLAKQNTFAVGLGIGINEK; the protein is encoded by the coding sequence ATGAGAAAAATTACAGCAGTACTTTTCGTGTTTATAATTGTAGGTAGTGTTAATGCACAATCGTTAGAGGATTATTTATCAAAGTATACACAAGAAAACGGTAAAATGTATCTTCAACCGTTTGCCGATGCTTTTTCTGCTGATTTTAACAGTGGTTTATTTCATAATGCCAGAATTCATAAAATGGGATTTCAACTATACATTGGTATTGTTAGCCAGGTGGCTGTCATTCCATCTAGTGCAAAATCTTTTATGGCTTATACCGAGAGTGATTTATTTGATCCACAAGGACCATACGAAGTTCCTACTGTTTTTGGCTCCACCGAAGGAAAAGTAGTGCCCATTGACGCTAGTGGTGGTTTATTGGAATATACCTTTCCAGCAGGTTTTGATATTGATTATGTGCCTTTAGCCATGCCACAAATAACCTTAGGTTCGGTTTATGGAACTGATATTACAGCTCGTTTTGCTTCGGTCGATATTGAAGATGCAGGTAAAGTAAAAGTTTTTGGTTGGGGCTTGAGACATAGTATAGATCAATATTTATCTGTAATACCTCTCGATTTAGCATTGGGGTACTATCATCAAACCTTTAAGGTGGGAGATTATATGGATGCTAAAACCAATGTTATTAATCTTCAGGCTAGCTATTCTGTTCCAGTAATTACTTTTTATGGTGGATTAGGTTACGAAAATAGTAATGTTGATGTTCAATATACTTATGAAGGCTCTGATGTAAATGAACTTCTTGAATCTGGCGATAAAGTAGAATTTAATATGGAAGGGGCTAATACCATGCGCTTCACGGTTGGATTAACTTTTAATTTAGGACCAGTGAAGTTACATGGAGATTATAATCTTGCTAAGCAAAATACATTTGCAGTTGGATTAGGTATTGGTATTAACGAAAAGTAA
- the dapA gene encoding 4-hydroxy-tetrahydrodipicolinate synthase, giving the protein MQNFNLTGSIVAIATPFMPNGEIDVDSFDKLIDYHLEKGTDGIVVCGTTGETPALTGDEDAFLIERTVKKVGGKIPVIAGSGSNSTHECIKYSRKAEAIGVDAVLVVGPYYNKPTEKGMYQHFAAVADSIDIPIILYNVPSRTGSKISVDNAIKLANDFDNIVGIKEASGDLSLIAELVAKRPAGFKIYSGDDFLSASANLLGADGCISVAANIIPKDFAQLMKASMSGDVKLSNELFYKYRALMDLLFIESNPIPVKTALAAMSLLDEEFRLPMCSMEEANKQLLLDEMKRLEII; this is encoded by the coding sequence ATGCAAAACTTTAATTTAACAGGTTCAATTGTGGCCATAGCCACTCCGTTTATGCCTAATGGTGAAATTGATGTTGATTCGTTTGATAAACTTATCGATTATCACCTTGAAAAGGGAACGGATGGTATTGTTGTTTGCGGTACAACAGGTGAAACTCCTGCATTAACAGGAGATGAGGATGCGTTTTTGATTGAGCGTACTGTTAAAAAAGTGGGAGGGAAAATTCCGGTTATAGCCGGGTCAGGAAGTAACTCAACTCATGAGTGTATTAAATATAGCCGTAAAGCTGAGGCAATTGGAGTTGATGCTGTTTTGGTTGTAGGACCCTATTATAATAAACCTACAGAAAAAGGGATGTATCAGCATTTTGCAGCCGTAGCCGATTCAATTGATATACCTATTATTTTGTATAATGTTCCATCGCGTACAGGCTCAAAAATTTCAGTAGATAATGCAATTAAGCTGGCTAACGATTTTGATAATATTGTTGGTATAAAAGAAGCTTCAGGTGATCTGTCTTTGATTGCAGAATTAGTTGCTAAACGTCCTGCAGGGTTTAAGATATATAGTGGTGATGATTTTTTATCAGCTTCGGCTAACTTGTTGGGTGCAGATGGTTGTATTTCGGTTGCTGCTAATATTATCCCTAAAGATTTTGCTCAATTAATGAAGGCATCAATGAGCGGTGATGTGAAACTAAGCAATGAGTTGTTTTATAAGTATCGCGCATTAATGGATTTGTTATTTATCGAATCAAATCCAATTCCGGTTAAAACGGCATTAGCTGCTATGAGCCTATTGGACGAAGAGTTCCGTTTGCCAATGTGCAGCATGGAAGAAGCTAACAAGCAATTGTTATTAGATGAGATGAAAAGACTCGAAATCATATAA
- a CDS encoding alpha/beta hydrolase: MAKTVAQDNTIPHITIDSTIFHSESFGPDTAQVVIAIHGGPGQDYRSLLPLKALGDSFKIVFYDQRGTGLSPRVATNELTLESSISDLDAIIDYYSPNRSVYLIGHSWGAMLASGYIAQHPDKVNKAVLAEPGFLTSETAKTFMERSKGMMPPMTISTVWRMIKAFMESLKVDGPDEEAGMDYLMARIIGMTDIKDHPMARYYCNQQAQPNDKMFWRLSMQASQAIRKTGMNSNGNFEIDLVSGLQKFNHEVLFLTSECNQLIGKDIQEIHMSYFPIASMKIVPNSGHDMIYEQPNESLRIIRQYFAK; the protein is encoded by the coding sequence GTGGCAAAAACAGTCGCTCAAGATAATACAATACCTCATATTACAATTGACTCAACCATTTTCCATTCCGAATCGTTTGGCCCTGATACAGCCCAAGTAGTGATTGCTATTCATGGAGGCCCGGGCCAGGATTACCGTTCTTTACTTCCGCTTAAGGCCCTAGGCGACTCTTTCAAAATTGTTTTTTACGATCAACGAGGAACCGGCTTGTCGCCCCGTGTTGCCACTAATGAATTAACACTTGAATCGTCCATTAGCGATTTAGATGCCATTATTGATTATTACAGTCCTAACCGATCGGTATATCTTATAGGCCATAGCTGGGGAGCAATGCTGGCTTCGGGATATATTGCTCAACATCCGGATAAAGTAAATAAGGCAGTACTAGCAGAGCCAGGTTTTCTCACCTCTGAAACTGCAAAAACGTTTATGGAACGTAGCAAAGGAATGATGCCACCTATGACAATTTCTACCGTTTGGCGAATGATCAAAGCCTTTATGGAATCACTTAAAGTTGACGGACCAGATGAAGAGGCTGGTATGGATTATCTAATGGCCCGAATTATTGGGATGACAGACATTAAAGACCATCCTATGGCTAGGTATTACTGTAATCAACAAGCACAGCCAAACGATAAAATGTTTTGGCGTTTAAGTATGCAAGCATCTCAGGCAATCCGGAAAACAGGGATGAATAGTAATGGTAATTTCGAAATTGATTTAGTGAGTGGATTGCAGAAATTCAACCACGAAGTTCTATTTCTCACCAGCGAATGCAACCAACTAATTGGCAAAGATATTCAAGAGATTCATATGTCGTACTTTCCTATTGCTTCCATGAAGATCGTTCCTAATTCGGGGCATGATATGATTTACGAACAACCCAATGAGAGCCTTCGGATAATCAGACAATATTTCGCTAAATAG